Proteins encoded by one window of bacterium:
- a CDS encoding amino acid--tRNA ligase-related protein, which produces MDRHRYRSRPLHERLRLRDFVVRRLRGWFQERGFIEVETPQRVVCPGIDAHVDAIPAGSGRHLATSPELEMKKLLAAGCTRIVQVARAFRAGERGERHAPEFTLLEWYAGGEDYHDLMATTEELVAVAAAALEDEGVPTRLGSWPRPFARLTVDEAYGRWARWRPSRAFDEERFFEDFVEKVEPRLAELGAVFLTDWPAPAGALARRKADDPAVCERVELLLDGLEICNGFSELTDAREQEERFARDNAERARRGKEPYPVDRAFLDALASGVPPCAGNALGVDRLLMALTGSSRLADVTLLAGP; this is translated from the coding sequence CCGGCACCGCTACCGTTCAAGGCCGCTGCACGAGCGGCTGCGGCTGCGCGACTTCGTGGTGCGCCGGCTGCGCGGCTGGTTCCAGGAGCGCGGCTTCATTGAAGTCGAGACGCCCCAGCGCGTGGTCTGCCCGGGGATCGACGCGCACGTGGACGCGATCCCGGCGGGTTCGGGGCGACATCTCGCCACCTCACCCGAGCTGGAGATGAAGAAGCTCCTGGCCGCCGGCTGCACGCGCATCGTCCAGGTCGCGCGCGCCTTCCGCGCCGGGGAGCGCGGGGAGCGGCACGCGCCGGAGTTCACCCTGCTCGAGTGGTACGCCGGCGGCGAGGACTACCACGACCTGATGGCGACCACCGAGGAGCTCGTGGCCGTGGCGGCCGCCGCGCTCGAGGACGAGGGCGTCCCGACACGCCTCGGGAGCTGGCCGCGCCCGTTCGCGCGCCTCACGGTCGACGAAGCCTACGGCCGCTGGGCCCGGTGGCGCCCCTCGCGCGCGTTCGACGAAGAGCGCTTCTTCGAGGACTTTGTCGAGAAGGTCGAGCCGCGGCTCGCGGAGCTCGGCGCGGTCTTCCTCACGGACTGGCCGGCGCCGGCCGGGGCGCTCGCGCGGCGCAAGGCCGACGATCCCGCGGTCTGCGAGCGCGTCGAGCTCCTCCTCGACGGCCTCGAGATCTGCAACGGCTTCTCGGAGCTGACCGACGCGCGCGAGCAGGAGGAGCGCTTCGCCCGCGACAACGCCGAGCGCGCCCGCCGCGGGAAGGAGCCCTACCCCGTCGACCGCGCGTTCCTCGACGCGCTGGCGTCCGGCGTCCCGCCCTGCGCCGGCAACGCGCTCGGCGTCGACCGGCTGCTCATGGCCCTCACCGGGAGCTCCCGCCTCGCCGACGTGACCCTCCTCGCCGGCCCCTGA